From one Gallionella capsiferriformans ES-2 genomic stretch:
- a CDS encoding heteromeric transposase endonuclease subunit TnsA, protein MAKRRYGIDEDKIIRFTKEGRGQGCGPEYRPWLTVQDVSSRGRSSRIHGVKTGREHHLLSDMETATFLLLDWSNAVTDIREQFPLERDVTRRIATEMGVRHPIDSQSQTDVVMTTDFLVNFQTSNGALLLARSVKPYGELDNDRTLEKQEIERRYWEIKKVDWGLITEKDLPAQRIKNLHWLHEMNSLEHMVVPYPGYWEDRCTRFAACCKQAGDMTIKQFIHQLEGTQGFSVGEGLMVLRHLVAIKHIVMNLDAKFDMNAPLNVLDIVTSAGVADSARRFA, encoded by the coding sequence ATGGCAAAGCGAAGATACGGCATTGATGAAGACAAAATTATCCGCTTTACAAAGGAAGGTCGCGGGCAAGGCTGCGGCCCGGAATACCGCCCATGGTTGACTGTTCAGGACGTATCCTCGCGCGGCAGATCTAGTCGTATTCATGGTGTTAAGACTGGACGAGAGCATCACTTGCTGTCGGATATGGAAACGGCAACGTTCTTGTTGCTTGACTGGTCGAACGCCGTCACAGACATCCGCGAACAGTTTCCACTGGAGAGAGATGTAACCCGGCGAATCGCGACAGAGATGGGAGTGCGTCATCCGATCGACTCGCAGAGTCAAACCGACGTTGTGATGACTACCGATTTTCTGGTTAATTTCCAAACAAGTAATGGCGCCTTACTGTTAGCGCGATCAGTAAAGCCATACGGGGAACTGGACAATGACCGCACTCTGGAAAAACAGGAAATAGAACGCCGCTACTGGGAAATTAAAAAAGTCGACTGGGGTTTGATCACTGAGAAAGACCTTCCGGCTCAACGCATCAAAAATCTTCACTGGCTACACGAGATGAATTCACTGGAGCATATGGTGGTTCCATACCCTGGATATTGGGAGGATCGGTGTACACGATTCGCCGCCTGCTGCAAGCAGGCTGGCGACATGACGATTAAACAATTCATTCATCAATTGGAAGGGACACAGGGGTTTTCAGTTGGAGAAGGGTTGATGGTGCTACGGCATTTAGTCGCAATCAAACATATCGTGATGAATCTCGATGCAAAATTCGACATGAACGCACCGCTCAACGTGCTCGACATAGTTACTTCGGCGGGTGTCGCTGATTCAGCTAGGAGGTTCGCCTAA
- a CDS encoding ATP-binding protein, protein MQSADIPVLREYQDNPFIAKLPPLLLQREMLMALANHPEFNEKERTYPAQLRKHCIMRLGRYFEPLERQLQLAERFGMLLRQGYVGRNPLTHDYIRHLQNGAERIEANSLHVATLHPVENTAASFALVGCSGIGKSKSIEKVLLQYPQRIQHSAPFTLVQIVWLKLDCPHQGSPKQLCINFFSAVDRLVGTNYFNAYGSRRASVDEMMVHMAHVANLHALGVLVIDEIQHLNKTKIGPDALLNFLVTLVNTISVPVILIGTLSAVPMLQENFRQARRASGLGSLVWDRMQKNKAWDYFIEKLWKHQWTRDHTPISQEVRDVLYDESQGILDIVVKLFMLAQLRVVGIGDVRGTQEILTPQLLRKVAREDFRIVRPMIDALRMNDSNALLKYDDLLPLQAHVEQIIADAIQSQGADVLQHSTKANKVQTPTQNSEDLDPILVALRSLNVADDVAKVLLNEARAQHSSADPLLLMAAIAEKLAAKPIKIKKPKSPKKDELPAQPEHDLRRIVTQGKQAGHSGYEALLVAGMVKPPLLDIAA, encoded by the coding sequence ATGCAAAGCGCTGATATTCCCGTGTTACGCGAATACCAAGACAATCCATTCATTGCCAAGTTACCGCCATTGTTATTGCAACGTGAAATGTTGATGGCACTTGCAAACCATCCAGAGTTCAATGAAAAGGAACGTACTTATCCAGCGCAGTTGCGCAAACACTGCATCATGCGATTGGGTCGATATTTCGAGCCACTAGAGCGACAACTTCAATTGGCTGAAAGGTTTGGCATGCTTTTGCGGCAAGGTTATGTCGGACGCAATCCACTAACTCACGATTACATTCGCCATTTGCAAAATGGTGCTGAGCGCATTGAAGCGAATTCGCTACACGTTGCGACGCTTCATCCTGTGGAGAACACTGCTGCCAGCTTCGCACTTGTAGGCTGTTCTGGTATTGGCAAGTCGAAGTCAATTGAGAAAGTCCTGCTTCAATATCCACAACGCATCCAACATTCTGCGCCTTTTACTCTGGTGCAGATCGTATGGCTAAAGCTCGACTGCCCACATCAGGGATCACCAAAACAGTTGTGCATCAACTTCTTTTCAGCCGTAGATCGGCTCGTCGGAACTAACTATTTCAACGCGTATGGTAGCCGGCGTGCCAGTGTAGACGAGATGATGGTACACATGGCGCATGTAGCCAACTTGCATGCACTTGGCGTGCTGGTAATTGATGAAATTCAGCACCTGAATAAAACCAAGATCGGGCCTGATGCGCTGCTGAATTTCTTAGTTACCCTGGTCAATACGATCAGTGTGCCGGTGATCCTCATCGGTACGCTTAGCGCGGTTCCAATGCTGCAGGAGAATTTCCGCCAAGCACGAAGAGCAAGCGGCCTAGGCTCATTGGTTTGGGATCGTATGCAGAAAAACAAAGCATGGGACTATTTTATCGAAAAACTATGGAAACATCAGTGGACTCGCGACCACACACCAATTAGTCAAGAAGTTCGTGATGTATTGTACGACGAAAGTCAAGGCATCTTGGATATTGTCGTCAAACTTTTCATGCTCGCTCAATTACGGGTAGTCGGTATAGGTGATGTGCGCGGCACACAGGAAATTCTGACACCACAACTTCTGCGCAAGGTTGCACGTGAAGACTTCCGTATCGTACGGCCAATGATTGACGCTCTTCGAATGAATGACAGCAATGCACTGCTAAAGTACGATGACCTGCTGCCCCTACAAGCGCATGTTGAGCAAATAATAGCAGATGCAATCCAATCGCAAGGCGCAGATGTTTTGCAACACTCCACTAAGGCGAATAAAGTACAGACACCTACACAAAATTCAGAGGATCTTGATCCAATCCTGGTGGCTTTACGCTCACTCAATGTCGCCGACGATGTTGCGAAAGTATTACTCAACGAAGCGCGGGCTCAACATTCCTCTGCCGATCCACTACTACTGATGGCAGCAATAGCGGAAAAGCTGGCTGCTAAGCCCATCAAAATAAAAAAACCTAAATCACCTAAAAAGGATGAGCTCCCAGCACAACCAGAGCATGACTTACGTCGCATAGTCACTCAAGGCAAACAAGCTGGACATTCTGGATACGAAGCGTTGCTTGTGGCTGGAATGGTCAAACCACCATTACTAGATATTGCGGCATAG
- a CDS encoding toll/interleukin-1 receptor domain-containing protein, with protein MTSPKVFLSHASEDKERFVLDFARQLRENGVDVWLDQWEMKPGDSLVDKIFEEGLKEASAVIIVLSTTSVQKSWVREELNASVVNRISRGTKLIPVVIDECDVPESLRSTVWQKVDCLDDYSQSLQRILSAIFDVSDKPPIGNPPARFSGAEPLISGLTRIDDLVLREIARLQITENNGLVMFDQLRAEPALSDVPQQELLDSLEILGQKYLIKISYVLGAPLSHVVLTDFGFQQFAEAYVPDYNEVVARIAALLVNENVCRNEELASRIDRPVGFVDFVLNLMESNNHIKMSKYIGGQSQVWQISPSLRRALLQS; from the coding sequence ATGACCTCACCAAAAGTATTTCTGAGCCACGCAAGCGAAGACAAAGAACGCTTCGTGCTGGATTTCGCGCGACAGCTGCGGGAAAACGGCGTTGATGTTTGGCTTGACCAGTGGGAGATGAAACCGGGCGATAGTTTGGTGGACAAGATATTCGAGGAGGGGCTGAAAGAGGCAAGCGCAGTGATTATTGTGCTCTCGACCACCAGCGTTCAAAAGTCGTGGGTACGAGAGGAGCTGAACGCTTCTGTTGTAAATCGGATCAGTCGTGGAACAAAGCTGATCCCGGTCGTCATTGACGAATGTGACGTACCAGAGAGCCTCCGATCTACTGTCTGGCAGAAAGTGGACTGCCTCGACGACTACAGTCAGAGTCTGCAGCGCATCTTGTCTGCGATTTTTGATGTCAGCGACAAGCCACCTATCGGTAATCCCCCCGCGCGATTTTCAGGTGCGGAGCCCCTGATTTCTGGCTTGACGCGCATCGACGATTTGGTCTTACGTGAGATCGCTCGTCTACAAATCACGGAGAACAATGGGCTGGTGATGTTTGATCAGCTCCGTGCTGAGCCAGCACTTTCGGACGTACCTCAGCAGGAGTTACTTGATTCGCTGGAAATCCTCGGACAGAAATATCTGATCAAAATCTCCTATGTGCTTGGCGCGCCCCTCTCGCACGTTGTGCTCACGGATTTTGGTTTTCAGCAGTTTGCAGAGGCATACGTTCCAGACTATAACGAGGTGGTCGCCCGGATTGCTGCGCTACTCGTCAACGAGAACGTCTGCCGGAACGAAGAATTGGCGTCTCGAATTGACAGGCCGGTCGGGTTCGTGGATTTTGTGCTGAATCTCATGGAGAGTAACAACCACATCAAAATGTCGAAATATATAGGGGGTCAGTCGCAGGTTTGGCAGATATCGCCGTCACTGCGTCGGGCATTGCTGCAGTCATAA
- a CDS encoding TIR domain-containing protein gives MTGFYSDPNMNGLLAALMKPARRKVFVSYHHGGDQAYYDEFSRFFHDQYEAIRDNSLERMIQSDNTEYVMQQIREKYIAGTSCTIIMIGAESHQRKYLDWEIKATLDKCHGLIGIVLPTHTKNPAGEIVVPDRFLDNCKSGYAAWAHWSELTAQSLTQLIDTAIAKPQWQIDNSRPMRQRNG, from the coding sequence ATGACCGGTTTTTACAGCGATCCGAATATGAACGGCTTGTTGGCTGCGCTGATGAAGCCAGCACGGCGGAAGGTGTTCGTCAGTTATCACCACGGTGGCGATCAAGCGTATTACGACGAATTCTCTCGCTTCTTTCACGATCAGTATGAGGCGATTCGGGATAACTCGTTGGAGCGCATGATCCAGAGCGATAACACCGAGTACGTGATGCAACAGATCCGGGAGAAATACATTGCCGGCACATCCTGCACCATTATTATGATTGGCGCGGAGAGCCACCAGCGCAAGTATCTGGATTGGGAGATCAAGGCTACCCTAGACAAATGCCACGGCTTGATTGGGATCGTTTTACCCACACATACCAAGAACCCTGCTGGCGAGATCGTTGTGCCGGATCGCTTTCTTGATAACTGCAAGAGCGGGTACGCGGCTTGGGCACACTGGAGTGAACTTACGGCTCAATCATTGACCCAATTGATCGACACCGCTATCGCGAAGCCGCAGTGGCAGATCGACAACTCACGACCGATGCGTCAGCGAAACGGATAG
- a CDS encoding Mu transposase C-terminal domain-containing protein: MLLQNDILDYAEPEAKTIRILWIHPEMPVAFVIDVNAKYAVPELIQQQALESDLNSGRARVFTADPYLLVLEESAIPENRKQRRDLAWKAIADLVRAEPSIYSATYRAKQVAKCVAAGLATRPTLYLYLRRYWQRGQTPNALLPDYANSGGKGKSHQSKSDVKRGRPRKFGDQIGLNITEEIRKVFRVAVARYYTINAKFTLRGSYDQMIKEFFCERSINPETLCVTHSPKANMATTGFPTFNQFNYWLEQDNDRLDIKRKRLKPRIYDKDLRGLLGTSTAEVWGPGARYQIDATIADVYLVSRMDRHRIIGRPVLYVVIDVFSRMITGIYIGLEGPSWVGAMMALANTASDKQAFCKKFGRSIEPDEWPCRHLPASLLGDRGEIESRMIETLINNFNVTVETAAAFRADWKGIVEQRFKLLPAKFKPYVPGYIDVDFRARGGKDYRLDAVLDLDQFTQIIIEVVLYYNNHHELKRYDKDRDLAADNIPAVPIDLWEWGIANRSGSLRQYPENLVRFSLLPVDEATVTVNGIRFHGDFYTCQKTIEERWFDRARQRGNWKVKISYDPRNMDEIYLHDNQVSMQFQTCTMTERSRAHQQMSIWEIAQQQQAEQQVSAKRQPRQQLAAVGLSADIENIVDDAVKKKGEPSTASAASRTKNIHKHRADEKQSNRGSETFRFDTDKPAPAKSADILSFPRVVTDDYSEPDIMEIMGAKGDDDAKR; the protein is encoded by the coding sequence ATGCTATTACAAAACGACATTCTGGATTACGCGGAGCCTGAAGCGAAGACAATCAGGATTTTATGGATACACCCAGAGATGCCTGTGGCATTCGTAATTGATGTGAATGCGAAGTATGCCGTACCAGAACTCATCCAGCAACAGGCGCTCGAAAGCGACCTTAATTCTGGCAGAGCCAGGGTATTTACTGCAGATCCTTATTTGTTAGTACTCGAAGAAAGTGCCATTCCGGAAAATCGTAAGCAAAGACGTGACCTTGCATGGAAAGCAATTGCTGACTTGGTTCGTGCCGAGCCGAGCATTTACTCCGCAACATATCGAGCAAAGCAGGTTGCTAAATGCGTCGCAGCGGGCTTGGCAACAAGACCGACTCTATATCTGTACCTGCGCCGATACTGGCAGCGGGGCCAGACACCTAATGCGCTGTTGCCGGACTATGCCAACTCTGGCGGCAAGGGTAAATCCCACCAATCCAAATCTGATGTAAAACGTGGACGTCCGCGCAAATTTGGCGATCAAATAGGTCTCAACATCACCGAAGAAATCCGAAAGGTGTTTCGTGTCGCTGTGGCACGCTATTACACAATAAATGCCAAATTTACCCTGCGAGGCTCGTACGATCAGATGATCAAGGAGTTCTTTTGTGAACGTTCAATAAACCCTGAAACCCTGTGTGTCACGCACAGCCCTAAGGCTAATATGGCTACGACAGGATTTCCAACATTCAACCAGTTCAATTACTGGCTGGAACAGGACAATGATCGTCTTGACATTAAACGCAAGCGACTGAAACCGAGAATCTACGACAAAGATCTGCGCGGTCTGCTGGGTACATCAACAGCGGAAGTATGGGGACCTGGCGCTCGGTATCAGATTGATGCAACGATTGCAGACGTGTACCTGGTTTCGCGAATGGATCGTCACAGAATCATTGGCAGACCAGTGTTGTATGTCGTCATCGACGTATTCAGCCGGATGATTACTGGCATTTACATCGGTCTGGAAGGACCGTCTTGGGTCGGCGCAATGATGGCACTAGCAAACACGGCGTCTGACAAACAAGCATTCTGTAAAAAATTCGGGCGCAGCATTGAACCCGATGAATGGCCGTGTCGCCATTTGCCAGCCAGCCTGTTAGGTGATCGTGGTGAAATCGAAAGCCGCATGATCGAAACACTGATCAACAACTTCAATGTCACTGTTGAAACGGCGGCGGCATTCCGGGCTGACTGGAAAGGTATCGTGGAGCAACGCTTTAAATTATTGCCCGCCAAGTTCAAACCCTATGTTCCAGGTTACATTGATGTTGATTTCCGTGCGCGTGGCGGCAAGGACTATCGGTTGGATGCCGTGCTTGATTTGGATCAGTTCACTCAAATCATCATCGAGGTCGTGCTGTATTACAACAACCACCACGAGCTAAAGCGCTATGACAAGGATCGCGATCTCGCCGCCGACAACATACCTGCCGTACCGATTGACTTGTGGGAATGGGGCATCGCCAATCGTAGCGGTAGCCTGCGCCAGTATCCGGAAAACTTGGTACGGTTTAGCCTTCTGCCGGTAGATGAGGCAACGGTTACGGTAAACGGTATCCGATTTCATGGTGATTTTTACACCTGCCAAAAAACGATTGAGGAGCGGTGGTTTGATCGCGCCCGTCAAAGAGGGAATTGGAAAGTGAAGATTTCCTACGATCCACGCAACATGGATGAAATCTATCTGCATGATAACCAAGTGTCGATGCAGTTTCAGACCTGCACAATGACAGAACGAAGCCGTGCGCACCAACAGATGTCGATTTGGGAAATAGCACAGCAGCAACAAGCCGAACAACAGGTGTCAGCTAAACGCCAGCCCCGGCAGCAACTTGCAGCAGTCGGCTTGTCCGCAGATATCGAAAATATTGTAGACGATGCGGTCAAGAAAAAAGGCGAGCCGAGCACCGCAAGTGCTGCCAGCCGCACTAAAAATATACATAAGCATCGTGCTGATGAGAAACAATCCAACCGTGGATCAGAAACATTCCGTTTCGATACTGATAAACCGGCACCAGCTAAGAGCGCCGATATTCTGTCGTTTCCCCGAGTAGTGACTGATGACTACAGCGAACCTGACATTATGGAAATAATGGGTGCTAAGGGGGATGACGATGCAAAGCGCTGA
- a CDS encoding TnsD family Tn7-like transposition protein, producing MLSYFPAVYPGELLYSVLARYHRHTGLPGSMHTMETLFGKQQVIASIDLQGNLQELADRIPTERNLTANHLIDTLTLFPYVAAFEPPSLQAKVRQAMMRGIVKNLHIRLGLTASRVGRIESFRFCLECTQKMIASHGEMYWRRDHQLSSVLVCPEHGCLLLESNLSFVQHSRHEFIAATRANCPQHARPVIPMVDNKTLSHLQSLARLSTELLESPPTPRTFAGWTVFYRDRMIETGLALSDCRMDQQRFSQEFRNFYGRTLELFKNLLDGNGFSGNWLKIMVRKHRKASHPIYHLLVQNFLALRERHVSRFGTGPWACLNPLAQHRTATPIKEVTEHNNHGKITGVFTCNCGYVYTRSFNSATSEVGPPRFQQYGPLLKPALRKLIDDGVSRRKIGQILQLDPKTVFRLTRALDIEKQSKQCKSPSKDAPLKIPAKNTSIKKQLASSPGKNISASFRRDWVEVDEACIAKLSSLPALIYKESPPVRITFAELNRRIGKRDWLLTHQHLLPQTKAFLDRTLENLENFQLRRIRWAIQELESAGRPVKAWQVLRKTGLRSTDYREKINVELESAPALWRHAV from the coding sequence ATGTTGTCGTATTTTCCTGCTGTCTATCCTGGAGAGTTGTTATATAGCGTACTGGCACGCTATCACCGACACACGGGTTTGCCAGGATCAATGCACACGATGGAGACTCTTTTTGGCAAGCAGCAGGTAATTGCATCGATAGACCTACAGGGAAACCTCCAGGAATTGGCGGATCGTATTCCAACCGAACGAAACTTAACGGCTAATCATCTGATAGACACGCTAACGCTTTTTCCATATGTCGCTGCGTTCGAGCCACCATCGTTGCAAGCCAAGGTGCGGCAAGCAATGATGCGAGGAATAGTTAAAAACCTACACATTCGTTTGGGGTTAACTGCATCCAGAGTTGGGCGAATTGAGAGTTTTCGCTTCTGTTTGGAATGCACACAAAAAATGATCGCCAGCCACGGCGAAATGTATTGGCGCAGAGATCACCAATTGTCCAGCGTATTGGTTTGTCCAGAGCATGGATGCCTATTATTGGAAAGCAATCTTTCCTTCGTGCAGCACAGTCGGCATGAATTTATCGCGGCGACGCGCGCGAATTGTCCGCAACATGCGCGACCAGTTATCCCGATGGTGGATAATAAAACACTCTCTCACCTACAGAGTTTGGCGCGATTAAGCACCGAACTGCTAGAGAGTCCGCCGACGCCACGCACTTTCGCCGGTTGGACAGTTTTCTATCGTGACAGGATGATAGAAACTGGGTTGGCACTTTCCGATTGCCGAATGGACCAGCAGCGCTTCTCTCAAGAATTTAGGAATTTCTATGGACGCACTCTGGAGTTATTTAAAAATCTGTTGGATGGCAACGGATTTTCAGGGAACTGGCTCAAGATTATGGTGCGCAAGCATCGCAAGGCAAGCCACCCGATCTACCACCTGCTAGTGCAGAATTTTCTAGCACTACGCGAAAGGCATGTTTCTCGGTTTGGCACTGGGCCTTGGGCATGCCTTAACCCACTGGCTCAGCATCGAACCGCTACACCAATTAAAGAGGTTACAGAACATAACAATCACGGAAAAATTACTGGGGTGTTCACATGCAATTGTGGCTACGTTTATACACGCAGCTTCAATTCGGCAACAAGTGAAGTGGGTCCACCGCGTTTTCAGCAATACGGGCCACTGCTAAAACCAGCATTAAGAAAACTCATAGATGATGGCGTCAGCCGACGAAAAATTGGGCAGATTCTTCAACTCGACCCGAAGACAGTATTTCGCCTAACGCGCGCGTTGGATATTGAGAAACAATCCAAGCAGTGCAAGTCTCCATCAAAGGATGCCCCCCTAAAAATACCGGCGAAAAATACAAGTATTAAAAAACAATTAGCATCATCACCTGGAAAAAATATATCGGCTTCCTTCAGGCGTGATTGGGTTGAAGTAGACGAAGCCTGTATCGCCAAACTAAGCTCATTGCCAGCTCTTATTTATAAAGAATCCCCTCCTGTGCGCATAACGTTTGCAGAACTCAATCGCCGCATCGGAAAACGCGACTGGCTGCTCACGCACCAGCACCTTTTGCCCCAGACAAAAGCATTCCTTGATCGCACATTGGAAAATCTTGAGAACTTCCAGCTTCGTCGGATTCGCTGGGCGATTCAGGAACTAGAGTCAGCCGGCAGGCCTGTGAAAGCGTGGCAAGTATTGAGAAAAACAGGGCTACGCTCGACTGACTACCGTGAAAAAATCAATGTAGAGCTGGAATCAGCACCCGCCCTATGGCGCCATGCGGTATGA
- a CDS encoding TniQ family protein, translating into MFKPMSDEIALGHGHRIAIFNGLGKFDKLIKNLRTNQLQQGKKVQDLSTLDILAKAARIPTQDYALNHSMLPVMRVAAKYGNEFVHGSPEAMSINRRLGMLIPRKFACVCLSCIQEDFDQHGFSYFRRSHHLNGVDWCPNHGEVLNRVNSDNPFSKLPHFWRQQKMITPLPSFCLHINETPEFVQKYSANAIALLKQAKPLTVAIVNGRINLRVKALCFPVGEYGRKILLSDHVIKMAPTDWFNNSVYASSNQKKHINQNFFCIDGIVKSMGYVASYESYSLVLAATYNSTEIALGAFTAPPIDPSKEKAKYPSPKRLGQSFWNGHTLYSAYIECHGIYSDVADRFNLDRKNTREKMISMGFPSLKHYESSALLHAFRDFSQGTTILEACSQHGVMVADLEEFLRISSCRISNAIDHIEQLKRAHT; encoded by the coding sequence ATGTTTAAACCTATGTCGGACGAAATTGCTTTAGGACATGGTCACAGGATTGCAATATTCAATGGCCTTGGAAAATTTGACAAGCTAATAAAAAATTTGCGTACTAATCAGTTGCAGCAAGGAAAAAAAGTTCAGGACCTATCCACTCTGGATATCTTGGCCAAGGCAGCTAGAATTCCGACTCAAGACTATGCACTTAATCACTCGATGCTTCCAGTGATGCGAGTGGCCGCAAAATATGGAAATGAATTTGTACATGGCTCCCCTGAAGCTATGTCTATTAATCGGCGGCTAGGAATGCTCATCCCACGAAAATTCGCTTGTGTGTGTTTAAGCTGTATTCAAGAGGATTTTGATCAGCACGGCTTTAGTTATTTTAGGAGAAGCCATCATCTCAATGGAGTTGATTGGTGTCCAAATCATGGAGAAGTGTTAAATCGGGTTAATTCTGACAATCCATTTTCAAAACTGCCCCATTTTTGGCGTCAACAAAAAATGATTACACCCCTACCTTCCTTTTGTTTACATATCAATGAAACACCAGAATTCGTTCAAAAATATTCAGCTAATGCTATCGCGTTATTGAAACAAGCTAAACCACTGACGGTCGCTATCGTAAATGGCAGGATAAATTTACGAGTTAAAGCATTGTGTTTTCCTGTCGGAGAATATGGTCGGAAAATTCTGCTTTCTGACCATGTAATAAAAATGGCTCCAACTGACTGGTTCAACAACAGCGTCTATGCAAGTAGTAACCAGAAAAAGCATATAAATCAGAATTTTTTTTGTATCGATGGGATAGTAAAATCAATGGGGTATGTTGCTAGTTATGAGAGTTATTCATTGGTTTTGGCTGCAACGTACAATTCAACTGAAATCGCATTAGGTGCCTTTACCGCTCCGCCCATTGATCCAAGTAAAGAAAAGGCAAAGTATCCATCGCCAAAGCGCTTGGGCCAGAGCTTTTGGAATGGACATACTTTGTATTCCGCATACATTGAATGTCATGGAATTTATTCAGATGTTGCGGACAGATTTAATTTAGATCGAAAAAATACTCGCGAAAAAATGATAAGCATGGGGTTTCCAAGCTTGAAACATTACGAATCTAGTGCGTTGTTACACGCATTTAGGGATTTCAGCCAAGGTACAACTATTCTGGAGGCATGTTCACAACATGGCGTAATGGTTGCCGATCTTGAGGAGTTTTTAAGGATTTCATCATGTCGAATATCAAATGCAATAGATCATATCGAACAGCTAAAGCGCGCACATACATAA